A window of the Bradyrhizobium ottawaense genome harbors these coding sequences:
- a CDS encoding ABC transporter substrate-binding protein, which produces MRKLLAAAAVAAISVLSLSAAPALAQTPIKIMVGGIDKQIYLPAKLAAQLGFFKEQGLDVELFNSTSGSQAATALLAREVQGVVGFYDHTIDLQSKGKFITSVVQFAVAPGEVVLVKAADADKLKDPANWKGQALGVTGLGSATDFLTRALAAKAGLKPQDYTLVPVGAGDTFLAGMQQGKIVSGMTTEPTVARAVKTGTAKVGIDLRTPEATRAALGGDYPAACLYMDRAWMEANKETAQKVVNVMVKTLKWMNSHSPEEIAAQMPKDYYAGDLELYVQGLREGRAQYSPDGMMPQGAPESVLKVLSSFSPNVQGKTIDLSKTYTTEFVVKANATH; this is translated from the coding sequence ATGCGCAAACTTCTCGCCGCCGCCGCTGTTGCGGCGATTTCGGTTCTCTCGCTTTCCGCCGCGCCGGCGCTGGCGCAGACCCCGATCAAGATCATGGTCGGCGGCATCGACAAGCAGATCTACCTGCCGGCGAAACTCGCGGCCCAGCTCGGCTTCTTCAAGGAGCAGGGCCTCGATGTCGAACTGTTCAACTCGACCTCCGGCTCGCAGGCCGCGACCGCGCTGCTGGCGCGCGAGGTCCAGGGCGTGGTCGGGTTCTACGATCACACCATCGACCTGCAATCCAAGGGCAAGTTCATCACCTCGGTCGTGCAGTTCGCGGTGGCGCCGGGCGAAGTCGTGCTGGTGAAGGCCGCCGACGCCGACAAGCTGAAGGACCCCGCCAACTGGAAAGGTCAGGCGCTCGGCGTGACCGGCCTCGGCTCGGCGACGGATTTCCTGACCCGTGCGCTGGCGGCGAAGGCCGGACTGAAGCCCCAGGACTACACGCTGGTGCCGGTCGGTGCCGGTGACACGTTTCTGGCGGGCATGCAGCAGGGCAAGATCGTTTCCGGCATGACCACCGAGCCGACGGTGGCGCGCGCGGTGAAGACCGGCACCGCCAAGGTCGGCATCGACTTGCGCACGCCGGAAGCGACCCGCGCCGCCCTCGGCGGCGATTATCCCGCCGCCTGCCTCTACATGGACCGCGCCTGGATGGAAGCCAACAAGGAGACCGCACAGAAGGTGGTCAACGTGATGGTCAAGACGCTGAAATGGATGAACTCGCATTCGCCGGAGGAAATCGCGGCGCAGATGCCGAAGGACTACTACGCCGGCGACCTCGAGCTTTATGTGCAGGGCCTTAGGGAAGGCCGCGCGCAATATTCGCCCGATGGCATGATGCCGCAAGGCGCACCGGAATCCGTGCTCAAGGTGCTGTCGAGCTTCTCGCCGAACGTGCAGGGCAAGACGATCGACCTCTCCAAGACCTACACCACGGAATTCGTGGTCAAGGCCAACGCCACGCATTGA
- a CDS encoding ABC transporter ATP-binding protein gives MMDVKSPSAVELKNVARRFVTPTGDILSALEDFDLTIAPGEFFAIVGPTGCGKSTTLGLIAGLAKPQAGEVTLFDVPVEGVDSRVGFVFQQDAVFPWRNVLGNVMAGPLFRGVPRAQAEATARDWIARVGLKGFEDHHPHQLSGGMRKRVALAQTFINNPQVLLMDEPFSALDVQTRELMQEELLQLWAQAKSAVLFVTHDLDEAILLADRVAVLTTRPARVKSVHTIDLPRPRDVAKLRYDERFIAIARNISDDLREEVLRARAGH, from the coding sequence ATGATGGACGTTAAATCACCCTCCGCCGTCGAACTGAAAAACGTCGCCCGGCGGTTCGTGACGCCGACCGGCGATATCCTGTCGGCGCTGGAGGATTTCGATCTCACCATCGCGCCCGGCGAATTCTTCGCCATCGTCGGCCCGACCGGCTGCGGCAAGTCGACGACGCTCGGGCTGATCGCGGGGTTGGCCAAGCCACAGGCCGGCGAGGTGACGCTGTTCGACGTGCCGGTCGAGGGCGTCGACAGCCGCGTCGGCTTCGTGTTCCAGCAGGATGCGGTGTTTCCCTGGCGCAACGTGCTCGGCAATGTCATGGCCGGGCCGCTGTTCCGGGGCGTGCCGCGCGCGCAGGCCGAGGCGACGGCGCGCGACTGGATCGCCCGCGTCGGGCTGAAGGGTTTTGAGGACCATCATCCGCACCAGCTCTCCGGCGGCATGCGCAAGCGCGTCGCGCTGGCGCAGACCTTCATCAACAATCCGCAGGTGCTGCTGATGGACGAGCCGTTCTCGGCACTCGACGTCCAGACCCGCGAACTGATGCAGGAAGAGCTGCTGCAACTATGGGCACAGGCGAAGTCGGCCGTGCTGTTCGTGACCCACGACCTCGACGAGGCGATCCTGCTGGCCGACCGCGTCGCAGTGCTGACCACGCGCCCGGCGCGGGTCAAATCCGTGCACACCATCGACCTGCCACGCCCGCGCGACGTCGCCAAATTGCGTTACGACGAACGCTTTATCGCGATCGCGCGCAACATTTCCGACGATCTGCGCGAGGAAGTGTTGCGCGCAAGAGCGGGGCATTGA
- a CDS encoding ABC transporter permease, translating to MAETSIDTSAPAVRMETLVERQRRRARLVLALRLAVLVVLVGGWELGVRLGLIDPFFFGQPSGIVAKLIDWSENGTSIGPLWKQVWVTIYEAGAGFLIGAVMGILCGIALGRNQLLSDVFSIYIKVANSIPRVVLGSIFIVALGLGAASKIALAVVMVFFVVFANAFQGVREADKNLIANARILGASDWQMTRAVVIPSALSWILASLHVSFGFALVGAIVGEFLGAREGMGLLIATAQGSFDSNGVFAAMIVIAVVALIAEWLLTMVEDRLLTWRPETTANE from the coding sequence ATGGCTGAAACCAGCATCGATACATCAGCCCCTGCCGTCCGCATGGAAACCCTGGTCGAACGGCAGCGCCGCCGCGCGCGGCTGGTGCTGGCGTTGCGGCTCGCCGTCCTGGTGGTACTGGTCGGCGGTTGGGAACTCGGCGTGCGCCTTGGCTTGATCGATCCGTTCTTCTTCGGCCAGCCCAGCGGCATCGTCGCCAAACTGATCGACTGGTCGGAGAACGGAACCTCGATCGGCCCGCTCTGGAAGCAGGTCTGGGTGACGATCTACGAGGCCGGCGCCGGTTTCCTGATCGGCGCCGTGATGGGCATCCTGTGCGGCATCGCGCTCGGCCGCAATCAACTGCTGTCGGACGTGTTCTCGATCTACATCAAGGTCGCCAACTCGATCCCGCGCGTGGTGCTGGGTTCGATTTTCATCGTAGCCCTGGGCCTCGGCGCCGCTTCCAAGATCGCGCTGGCAGTCGTGATGGTGTTCTTCGTGGTTTTCGCCAACGCCTTCCAGGGCGTGCGCGAGGCCGACAAGAACCTGATTGCCAACGCCCGCATCCTCGGCGCCAGCGACTGGCAGATGACCCGCGCCGTCGTGATCCCCTCGGCGCTGTCGTGGATCCTCGCCAGCCTTCATGTCTCCTTCGGCTTCGCGCTGGTCGGCGCCATCGTCGGTGAATTTTTGGGCGCACGCGAAGGCATGGGCCTGTTGATCGCCACCGCCCAGGGATCGTTCGATTCCAACGGCGTGTTCGCCGCAATGATCGTGATCGCCGTCGTCGCCCTGATTGCCGAATGGCTGCTGACCATGGTCGAGGATAGATTGCTGACCTGGCGTCCCGAGACCACGGCGAACGAGTGA
- a CDS encoding outer membrane beta-barrel protein translates to MAGPARVRGLCAHPVGAALSCLVVIALSGTGAGAQTVTPDLFSPTRSSQVTSADSPLRRTTADIIDRTADATSDPRLRGQDAPAPSRIGQIPRYGTAAASGASDWGYDSLNRKRKQTKYYPGQARPKPPVGPGNPPPPLASGGPQRLSVPPSQSANKTPIAPAMASTVVGQPLRKRLKVDDDPFGAVGDYAGSFLIKSALELSAGYDTNPRRTAVPRGSPFYVVAPEFLAVSDWERHALVADLRGSFTGYGNTFPPPTDGTVSSAPVNVDRPDFTGHVDGRLDVTSDTRLLAQTRLRVATDNPGSPNIQAGLARYPVYASFGGTFGVDQNFNRLQISAGATVDRTAYTDSKLTDGTYSSNDDRNFNQFGGIGRVSYDLMPGLKPFMEVEGDSRVHDLRLDRNGYARDSSGGYIKGGTSFEFSRLLTGEIGVGYAARDYVDTRLNRLEGLLVSSSLTWTVTPLTTAKFYSDTAISETTLPGTSGVLTHTYTVEVDHDFRRWLTGIGRFTWGSLDYQGDSRHDKFYSLSSDAIYKMSRNIWLKGTLRRDWLDSNLPGNSTASTVVMMGVRLQN, encoded by the coding sequence ATGGCGGGTCCAGCAAGGGTCCGAGGCCTCTGCGCGCACCCCGTCGGCGCGGCCTTGTCGTGCCTTGTGGTGATCGCCCTGAGCGGCACTGGAGCCGGGGCCCAGACCGTCACTCCGGACCTGTTCAGCCCGACTCGCTCCAGTCAGGTGACATCTGCGGATTCGCCGTTGCGGCGGACCACCGCGGATATCATCGACCGCACCGCTGATGCCACGAGTGACCCCCGCTTACGCGGTCAGGACGCGCCGGCGCCGTCGCGGATCGGACAGATCCCGCGCTACGGCACCGCCGCCGCCAGCGGCGCATCGGACTGGGGCTACGATTCGCTGAACCGCAAACGCAAGCAGACGAAATATTATCCGGGGCAGGCCAGGCCGAAGCCTCCGGTCGGTCCCGGCAATCCGCCGCCACCGCTGGCATCAGGCGGGCCGCAACGCCTTTCAGTCCCGCCGTCGCAATCCGCCAACAAGACGCCGATCGCCCCCGCGATGGCCAGCACCGTGGTCGGGCAACCCCTGCGCAAGCGGCTCAAGGTCGACGACGATCCGTTCGGCGCGGTCGGCGATTACGCCGGCAGCTTCCTGATCAAATCGGCGCTCGAACTCTCGGCCGGCTACGACACCAACCCGCGCCGCACGGCGGTGCCCCGCGGATCGCCGTTCTATGTGGTCGCACCCGAATTCCTCGCCGTCTCCGACTGGGAGCGCCACGCGCTGGTCGCCGACTTGCGCGGATCGTTCACCGGCTACGGCAACACCTTTCCGCCGCCGACCGACGGCACGGTTTCGTCGGCGCCGGTCAATGTCGATCGTCCGGATTTTACCGGCCATGTCGATGGGCGACTCGACGTCACCAGCGACACACGTCTGTTGGCGCAGACGCGGCTGCGGGTCGCGACCGACAATCCCGGCAGTCCGAACATCCAGGCCGGCCTCGCCAGATATCCGGTCTATGCGTCGTTCGGCGGCACCTTCGGCGTCGACCAGAATTTCAACCGGCTGCAGATTTCCGCCGGCGCCACCGTCGACCGCACCGCCTATACCGACTCCAAGCTGACCGACGGCACTTACTCGAGCAACGACGACCGCAACTTCAACCAGTTCGGCGGCATCGGCCGCGTCAGCTACGACCTGATGCCCGGCCTCAAGCCGTTCATGGAAGTCGAGGGCGACAGCCGCGTCCATGACCTCAGGCTCGATCGCAACGGTTATGCGCGCGACTCTTCGGGCGGTTACATCAAGGGCGGCACCAGCTTCGAGTTCTCGCGGCTCTTGACCGGCGAAATCGGCGTCGGCTACGCCGCGCGCGACTATGTCGACACCAGGCTCAACCGGCTCGAGGGCTTGCTGGTGTCATCCTCGCTGACCTGGACCGTGACGCCGCTGACGACCGCCAAATTCTATTCCGATACCGCGATCTCGGAGACCACGCTGCCCGGCACCTCGGGCGTGCTGACGCATACCTACACCGTCGAGGTCGATCATGATTTCCGCCGCTGGTTGACCGGGATCGGCAGGTTCACCTGGGGTTCGCTCGACTATCAGGGCGACAGCCGCCACGACAAGTTCTACTCGCTGTCCAGCGACGCGATCTACAAGATGAGCCGCAACATCTGGCTCAAGGGCACGCTGCGCCGCGACTGGCTGGATTCGAATCTGCCGGGCAACAGCACGGCGTCCACGGTGGTGATGATGGGCGTCAGATTGCAGAACTGA
- a CDS encoding KpsF/GutQ family sugar-phosphate isomerase, with amino-acid sequence MANPNPLMAKSSGTDPADAAIESALRTLDAEGSGIAAITAALQSDLRAPFIAATDLIKNAKGRLIVTGLGKSGHIGRKVAATFASTGTPAFFVHAAEASHGDLGMITADDVILALSWSGEQPEMKNLITYAKRFRIHVIAISAERESSLAKAADVALTLPKAREACPHNLAPTTSSLMMLALGDALAIALLEGRGFTSVDFSVLHPGGKLGALLKYTRDLMHAGDSVPLKPLGTKMSDALVEMTSKGFGCVGITDTRGHIVGIVTDGDLRRHMRSDLMTASVDDVMTKNPKTIGRDLLAGEALEILNSSKITALIVTDAGKPVGIVHLHDLLRAGVA; translated from the coding sequence ATGGCCAATCCGAATCCGCTGATGGCAAAATCATCCGGCACCGACCCCGCTGACGCCGCTATCGAGTCGGCCCTGCGCACCCTCGATGCAGAAGGCAGCGGCATCGCCGCGATCACGGCGGCGTTGCAGTCCGACCTGCGGGCGCCCTTCATCGCGGCGACCGATCTGATCAAAAACGCCAAGGGCCGGCTGATCGTCACCGGGCTCGGCAAATCAGGCCATATCGGCCGCAAGGTTGCCGCCACGTTCGCCTCGACCGGCACGCCGGCGTTTTTCGTCCACGCCGCGGAAGCGAGCCACGGCGATCTCGGCATGATCACCGCCGACGACGTCATCCTGGCGCTGTCATGGTCCGGCGAGCAGCCGGAGATGAAGAATCTCATCACCTACGCCAAGCGGTTCCGGATTCACGTGATCGCGATCAGCGCGGAGCGGGAATCCTCGCTCGCCAAGGCGGCCGACGTGGCGCTGACGCTGCCGAAGGCCCGCGAGGCCTGCCCGCATAATCTCGCACCCACCACCTCCTCGCTGATGATGCTGGCGCTCGGCGATGCGCTGGCGATCGCGCTGCTGGAAGGCCGCGGCTTCACCTCGGTCGATTTCAGCGTGCTGCATCCCGGCGGCAAGCTCGGCGCGCTCTTGAAATACACCCGAGACCTCATGCATGCGGGCGATAGCGTGCCGCTAAAACCGCTCGGCACCAAGATGTCGGATGCGCTGGTCGAGATGACGTCGAAGGGCTTTGGCTGCGTCGGCATCACGGATACGCGCGGCCATATCGTCGGCATCGTCACCGACGGCGACCTGCGCCGTCACATGCGCTCCGACCTGATGACCGCCAGCGTCGACGACGTCATGACCAAGAATCCGAAGACGATCGGCCGCGACCTGCTCGCCGGCGAGGCGCTGGAGATTCTCAACTCCTCGAAGATCACCGCACTGATCGTCACCGACGCCGGCAAGCCGGTCGGCATCGTGCACCTGCACGATCTGCTGCGGGCGGGCGTGGCGTAG
- a CDS encoding carboxymuconolactone decarboxylase family protein has translation MSQTSPRIAPLAPPYQPEIQAQFDRIMRGAPPLMLFRVMAGHPRAWEKFRAGSLLDRGPLTLRQREIVIDRTCARTGCEYEWGVHVATFAETAHLTDEQVRGTVRDKADAACWSAAEQALIAAVDALHDRATLTDAEFKALSAHYDEAQILEIIMLCGFYRTVSYLANTLALPLEASAARFPDWTN, from the coding sequence ATGTCCCAAACGAGCCCGCGCATCGCGCCGCTGGCGCCGCCTTATCAACCGGAGATCCAGGCGCAGTTCGACCGCATCATGCGCGGCGCGCCGCCGCTGATGCTGTTTCGCGTCATGGCCGGCCATCCCCGGGCCTGGGAGAAATTCCGCGCCGGCAGCCTGCTGGACCGCGGTCCGCTCACCTTGCGGCAGCGCGAGATCGTCATCGACCGCACCTGCGCGCGAACGGGTTGCGAATATGAATGGGGCGTGCACGTCGCGACGTTTGCGGAAACCGCCCATCTCACCGACGAACAGGTCCGCGGCACCGTGCGGGATAAAGCCGATGCCGCCTGCTGGTCGGCCGCCGAGCAGGCCCTGATCGCGGCGGTGGATGCGCTGCATGACCGCGCGACGCTGACCGATGCCGAATTCAAGGCGCTGTCGGCGCATTACGACGAGGCGCAGATTCTCGAAATCATCATGCTGTGCGGATTCTATCGCACCGTGTCGTATCTGGCGAATACGCTGGCGTTGCCGCTAGAGGCGAGCGCGGCGCGGTTTCCGGATTGGACGAACTAA
- a CDS encoding winged helix-turn-helix transcriptional regulator, with translation MAKPVAIPKKQAVRGSRSGRPIMALLDLLGRRWTLRIVWELRDAPLTSRALRTACDDASPTIVQARLTELREAGLVELEQGDGYRLTALGRELEQTLLPLHRFAERWSKHINSST, from the coding sequence ATGGCAAAACCGGTCGCAATCCCGAAAAAACAAGCCGTCCGCGGCTCGCGATCGGGCCGGCCGATCATGGCGCTGCTCGATCTGCTGGGCCGGCGCTGGACCTTGCGGATCGTCTGGGAGCTGCGCGACGCTCCCCTGACCTCCCGCGCGCTGCGCACCGCCTGCGACGACGCCTCGCCGACCATCGTGCAGGCGCGGCTGACCGAACTGCGCGAAGCGGGCCTCGTCGAACTCGAACAAGGCGACGGCTACCGCCTCACCGCGCTGGGCCGCGAACTCGAGCAGACGCTCCTTCCCCTCCACCGTTTCGCCGAGCGCTGGAGCAAGCATATCAACAGTTCGACCTAG
- a CDS encoding NfeD family protein, which produces MAEMFVTLGTWNWLIFGFILMALELLAPGVFLFWLGLAALLVGLLSFAINPAWQTQLLMFAVFAAAAVPAWRYFARSASSHSVSNPFLNKRTEAMIGREFTLEKPIVDGSGTVRIDDTIWRVAGPDTPAGSRVRIVQADGASLTVAAA; this is translated from the coding sequence ATGGCCGAGATGTTTGTTACCTTAGGCACCTGGAACTGGTTGATCTTCGGCTTCATCCTGATGGCGCTGGAGTTGCTGGCGCCGGGTGTGTTCCTGTTCTGGCTCGGGCTCGCCGCCCTGCTGGTCGGGTTGTTGTCGTTCGCGATCAATCCGGCGTGGCAGACGCAGCTCCTGATGTTTGCAGTGTTTGCGGCCGCCGCCGTGCCGGCCTGGCGCTACTTCGCGCGCAGCGCCTCCAGCCACAGCGTCAGCAATCCCTTTCTCAACAAGCGGACCGAAGCGATGATCGGCCGGGAGTTCACGCTGGAAAAGCCGATCGTCGACGGATCAGGCACGGTGCGGATCGACGACACCATCTGGCGCGTTGCCGGTCCCGACACGCCGGCCGGCAGCCGGGTACGAATCGTGCAGGCCGACGGCGCCAGCCTGACGGTGGCTGCGGCCTAG
- a CDS encoding SPFH domain-containing protein, translating to MTGFDIFAIAFVLLVIVTLFAGVKTVGQGYDWTIERFGKYTRTLSPGLNIIVPYFDRVGRKMNMMEQVISIPEQEVITKDNATVTVDGVAFFQVFDAAKASYEVSNLDQAIIVLTMTNIRSVMGSMDLDQVLSHRDEINERLLRVVDAAVSPWGLKVNRIEIKDIVPPADLVEAMGRQMKAERVKRADILQAEGQRQSEILRAEGAKQGQILQAEGRKEAAFRDAEARERSAEAEAKATQMVSDAIAKGDVAALNYFIADKYIKAFGQFADSPNQKIIMLPIEATSLLGSLAGIGEIAKATFGESAASATAAARRGSVPPAGPTPPPPFTPQR from the coding sequence ATGACTGGTTTCGACATTTTCGCGATTGCATTTGTACTGCTCGTCATCGTGACACTGTTCGCCGGCGTGAAGACGGTGGGGCAGGGCTACGACTGGACCATCGAACGCTTCGGCAAATACACCCGTACGCTGTCGCCGGGCCTGAACATCATCGTTCCCTATTTCGACCGCGTCGGCCGCAAGATGAACATGATGGAGCAGGTGATCTCCATCCCCGAGCAGGAAGTCATCACCAAGGACAACGCCACCGTGACGGTGGACGGCGTCGCCTTCTTCCAGGTGTTCGACGCCGCGAAGGCGAGCTACGAGGTCTCCAATCTCGATCAGGCGATCATCGTGCTGACCATGACCAACATCCGTTCGGTGATGGGCTCGATGGATCTCGACCAGGTGCTGTCGCATCGCGACGAGATCAACGAGCGCCTGCTGCGCGTGGTCGACGCCGCCGTGTCGCCGTGGGGTCTCAAGGTCAATCGCATCGAGATCAAGGATATCGTGCCGCCGGCCGATCTGGTCGAGGCGATGGGACGCCAGATGAAGGCCGAGCGCGTCAAGCGCGCCGACATCCTCCAGGCCGAAGGCCAGCGGCAATCCGAGATTCTTCGCGCCGAAGGCGCCAAGCAGGGCCAGATCCTGCAGGCCGAAGGCCGCAAGGAAGCCGCGTTCCGCGACGCCGAGGCGCGCGAGCGTTCGGCCGAGGCCGAAGCCAAGGCGACGCAGATGGTCTCCGACGCCATCGCCAAGGGCGACGTCGCCGCGCTGAACTATTTCATCGCCGACAAATACATCAAGGCGTTCGGGCAGTTCGCGGATTCGCCGAACCAGAAGATCATCATGCTGCCGATCGAGGCGACCAGCCTTCTCGGCTCGCTCGCCGGCATCGGCGAAATCGCCAAGGCCACCTTCGGCGAAAGCGCAGCCTCGGCCACAGCCGCCGCCCGGCGCGGTTCAGTGCCGCCAGCCGGCCCGACCCCGCCGCCGCCGTTCACGCCGCAGCGGTAG
- the hemH gene encoding ferrochelatase, translating to MTVVVPLGSAKPEPAAQPERVGVLLVNLGTPDTADARGVRVYLKEFLSDPRVIEDQGLKWKLILNGVILRVRPGRKARDYRKIWNTEKNESPLKTITRAQAEKLAAGIADHDHVIVDWAMRYGNPSIRSRIDALTAQGCNRLLVVPLYPQYSAATSATVCDEVFKVLAGMRAQPTLRVTPPYYDDPDYIDALAVSINAHLATLPFQPELIVASYHGMPQIYVDKGDPYYAQCVATTDALRKRMGLDASKLLLTFQSRFGFDAWLQPYTDKTIEQLAKDGVRRIAVVTPGFSADCLETLEEIAQENAEIFKHNGGEHFAAIPCLNDSDPGMDVIRQLVLRELQGWI from the coding sequence ATGACCGTGGTCGTTCCCCTTGGAAGCGCGAAGCCTGAACCGGCTGCCCAGCCGGAGCGGGTCGGCGTGCTGCTGGTCAATCTCGGCACGCCCGATACGGCGGATGCCAGGGGCGTGCGGGTCTACCTGAAGGAGTTCCTCTCCGACCCGCGCGTGATCGAGGACCAGGGCCTGAAGTGGAAGCTGATCCTCAACGGCGTCATCCTGCGTGTGCGCCCTGGCCGCAAGGCCCGCGACTACCGGAAGATCTGGAACACCGAGAAGAACGAGTCCCCGCTCAAGACGATCACGCGCGCACAGGCCGAGAAGCTCGCGGCCGGGATCGCCGACCATGACCATGTCATCGTCGACTGGGCGATGCGCTACGGCAATCCGTCGATCCGCTCGCGCATCGACGCCTTGACCGCGCAGGGCTGCAACCGCCTGCTGGTGGTGCCGCTCTATCCGCAATATTCGGCCGCGACCTCGGCAACCGTCTGCGATGAGGTGTTCAAGGTGCTGGCCGGCATGCGCGCGCAGCCGACGCTGCGGGTGACGCCGCCTTACTACGACGACCCTGATTATATCGATGCGCTCGCGGTATCGATCAACGCGCATCTGGCGACGCTGCCGTTTCAGCCCGAACTGATCGTGGCGTCGTATCACGGCATGCCGCAGATATATGTCGACAAGGGCGATCCCTATTACGCGCAGTGCGTTGCAACAACGGACGCGTTGCGGAAGCGCATGGGGCTTGATGCCTCCAAACTTTTGCTTACGTTCCAGTCGCGCTTCGGCTTCGACGCGTGGCTGCAGCCCTATACGGACAAGACCATCGAACAGCTTGCCAAGGACGGCGTGCGGCGCATTGCGGTCGTGACCCCCGGCTTCTCCGCCGATTGCCTCGAGACACTGGAAGAGATCGCGCAGGAAAACGCCGAGATATTCAAGCACAATGGCGGCGAGCACTTCGCCGCGATCCCCTGCCTCAACGACAGCGATCCCGGCATGGACGTCATCCGCCAGCTCGTGTTGCGCGAGCTGCAGGGATGGATTTGA
- a CDS encoding MAPEG family protein → MTVAEFCVFGVVALYLLTIVPVKWIGYRKYDNAKPRDPAFYEDAIRARALGAHLNGIEAFPFFAAAVLLAEFRLGPQHLIDELAVLFLIVRIAYVFTYLGNRPRLRSILWNIGFTINVAIFFLPAIRGYLPG, encoded by the coding sequence ATGACGGTCGCCGAATTCTGCGTTTTCGGGGTGGTGGCGCTCTATCTTTTGACCATCGTGCCGGTCAAATGGATCGGCTATCGAAAATATGACAACGCCAAGCCGCGCGACCCCGCGTTCTACGAAGACGCCATCCGGGCCCGCGCGCTGGGCGCCCACCTCAACGGGATCGAGGCGTTTCCGTTCTTTGCGGCCGCCGTGCTGCTCGCGGAGTTTCGCCTCGGGCCACAGCACCTGATCGATGAACTGGCGGTGCTGTTTCTGATCGTGCGGATCGCCTATGTTTTCACCTATCTCGGCAACCGCCCGCGGCTGCGATCGATCCTGTGGAACATCGGATTCACGATCAATGTCGCGATTTTCTTCCTGCCGGCGATCAGGGGGTATTTGCCGGGGTGA
- the tenA gene encoding thiaminase II codes for MSFFERLKTAASAEWRAYTGHPFTDAMADGSLPEAAFRHYLVQDYLFLIEFARAYALAIYKSPSLADMRESAAGLSAILDVEMDLHIKLCAGWGLSPGDLERAPPAVEMLAYTRYVLDAGMRGDLLALKVALAPCVIGYAEIATRLASRPGARAATNPYSVWISEYAGALYQEVAANARAQLERLASRYATPAREAELIAIFREATRLEADFWEMGWRARP; via the coding sequence GTGAGTTTCTTCGAGCGTCTCAAGACAGCAGCAAGTGCCGAATGGCGGGCCTACACCGGGCATCCCTTCACCGACGCGATGGCTGATGGTTCGCTCCCTGAGGCGGCGTTTCGTCACTACCTCGTTCAGGATTATCTGTTCCTGATCGAGTTTGCCCGGGCCTACGCGCTCGCGATCTACAAGTCGCCCAGTCTCGCCGATATGCGCGAGTCGGCGGCGGGTCTTTCGGCCATCCTCGACGTCGAGATGGACCTTCACATCAAACTCTGCGCCGGCTGGGGGCTGTCGCCGGGCGATCTCGAACGCGCGCCTCCCGCGGTCGAGATGCTGGCCTACACGCGCTATGTGCTGGATGCGGGAATGCGCGGCGATCTGCTGGCGCTCAAGGTGGCGCTGGCGCCTTGCGTGATCGGCTATGCAGAGATTGCAACGCGGCTCGCCTCGCGGCCCGGCGCACGCGCGGCAACGAATCCGTACAGCGTCTGGATCTCGGAATATGCCGGCGCGCTTTATCAGGAGGTCGCGGCCAATGCGCGCGCGCAACTCGAGCGACTCGCCAGTCGCTACGCCACGCCGGCCCGCGAGGCCGAATTGATCGCGATCTTTCGGGAAGCCACCCGGCTTGAGGCCGATTTCTGGGAAATGGGCTGGCGCGCGAGGCCGTGA
- a CDS encoding acyl-CoA thioesterase: MSREQFWFFHPFRVRYSEIDGQGVVFNAHYLTYFDTTITEYFRALGYDQFADAKATGIDFHVVKSVIEYKAPVLFDQELDVGARVARIGNSSLTFELAIFLKGGDEALVTGEIVWVYTDQQSHRPVPISKPIRDLIATREQQP; this comes from the coding sequence ATGTCACGCGAGCAATTCTGGTTCTTCCATCCCTTTCGCGTCCGCTATTCCGAGATCGATGGCCAGGGCGTCGTCTTCAACGCGCATTACCTGACCTACTTCGACACGACCATCACCGAGTATTTTCGCGCGCTGGGCTACGACCAGTTTGCCGATGCCAAGGCGACCGGCATCGATTTCCACGTCGTCAAATCCGTGATCGAGTACAAGGCGCCGGTGCTGTTCGACCAGGAGCTGGACGTCGGCGCCAGGGTGGCGCGGATCGGCAATTCAAGCCTGACCTTCGAACTCGCGATCTTTCTGAAAGGCGGCGATGAAGCGCTGGTGACCGGCGAGATCGTCTGGGTCTACACTGATCAGCAGAGCCATCGTCCGGTGCCGATCTCGAAGCCGATCCGGGACCTCATTGCGACGCGGGAGCAACAACCGTGA